A DNA window from Sphingomonas changnyeongensis contains the following coding sequences:
- a CDS encoding MOSC domain-containing protein has translation MVPADQGRLTLDLGLVGDWRGVVRAGKTRRQISLIEAGDWQAAIAELAARPDADPAAIAALAGSWQLRRANLLVEGLDLPQRAGAVIRIGRTARVAITVECDPCTRMDEIAPGLQAALRPDWRGGALARVVEEGDIRVGDPIIIEE, from the coding sequence ATGGTGCCCGCCGATCAGGGCCGGCTGACCCTTGATCTGGGGCTGGTCGGGGACTGGCGCGGCGTGGTCCGCGCCGGCAAGACCAGGCGGCAGATCTCGCTGATCGAGGCCGGGGACTGGCAGGCGGCGATTGCCGAGCTTGCCGCCCGGCCGGATGCCGATCCGGCGGCGATCGCCGCGCTTGCCGGATCATGGCAGCTGCGCCGGGCGAACCTGCTGGTCGAGGGGCTGGACCTGCCCCAGCGCGCCGGCGCCGTGATCCGCATCGGCCGCACCGCGCGCGTCGCGATCACCGTTGAATGCGATCCCTGCACGCGCATGGATGAAATCGCCCCCGGGCTGCAGGCCGCGCTCCGCCCCGACTGGCGCGGCGGTGCGCTCGCCCGGGTGGTGGAGGAAGGCGATATCCGGGTCGGCGACCCGATCATCATCGAGGAATGA
- the gap gene encoding type I glyceraldehyde-3-phosphate dehydrogenase yields the protein MAVKVAINGFGRIGRLVARAMLERGDGALELVAINDLADAKSNAWLFKRDSVHGKYPGEVAADGQDLVIDGRRIRVTAERDPAALPHKDLGIDLVLECTGFFTDRAACEKHLAAGAGKVLISAPGKNVDLTVVYGVNHDRLTADHRIVSNASCTTNCLAPVAKVLNDALGIERGLMTTVHAYTNDQKILDQIHPDLRRARAAAMSMIPTTTGAARAVGEVLPELKGKLDGSAIRVPTPDVSLVDLTFTPGRDTSVDEVNALLKAAAEGAMKGVLDYSDEPLVSIDLLHSPASSTVDSLETAVIDGKLVRVVSWYDNEWGFSNRMVDTATAMARF from the coding sequence ATGGCGGTTAAGGTTGCGATCAACGGCTTCGGGCGCATCGGGCGCCTGGTCGCGCGGGCGATGCTGGAGCGCGGCGATGGCGCGCTCGAACTGGTCGCGATCAACGACCTTGCCGATGCCAAGTCCAATGCGTGGCTGTTCAAGCGCGACTCGGTGCACGGCAAATATCCGGGCGAGGTCGCGGCCGACGGCCAGGATCTGGTGATCGACGGCCGCCGCATCCGCGTGACCGCCGAACGCGATCCCGCCGCCCTGCCGCACAAGGATCTGGGCATTGATCTGGTGCTTGAATGCACCGGCTTCTTTACCGACCGTGCGGCCTGCGAAAAGCATCTGGCAGCGGGCGCGGGCAAGGTGCTGATCTCGGCCCCGGGCAAGAATGTCGACCTGACCGTCGTTTACGGCGTCAATCATGACCGGCTGACCGCCGATCACCGCATCGTGTCCAACGCCTCGTGCACGACCAACTGCCTCGCGCCGGTCGCCAAGGTGCTCAACGATGCGCTGGGCATCGAACGCGGGCTGATGACCACGGTCCACGCCTACACCAACGACCAGAAGATCCTCGACCAGATCCACCCCGATCTGCGCCGTGCGCGCGCGGCGGCGATGTCGATGATCCCGACCACCACGGGCGCGGCGCGCGCGGTGGGCGAGGTGCTGCCTGAGCTGAAGGGCAAGCTCGACGGCTCGGCGATCCGCGTGCCGACGCCGGACGTTTCGCTCGTCGATCTGACCTTCACCCCGGGCCGCGACACCTCGGTCGATGAAGTGAACGCGCTGCTCAAGGCGGCGGCCGAGGGTGCGATGAAGGGCGTGCTCGACTATAGCGACGAGCCGTTGGTGTCGATCGACCTGCTGCACAGCCCGGCCTCGTCGACTGTCGACAGCCTGGAAACGGCGGTCATCGACGGCAAGCTCGTCCGCGTTGTCAGCTGGTATGACAATGAATGGGGCTTCTCCAACCGCATGGTCGACACCGCGACCGCGATGGCCCGCTTCTAA